The proteins below are encoded in one region of Paenibacillus sp. YYML68:
- the codY gene encoding GTP-sensing pleiotropic transcriptional regulator CodY: MSLLLKTRRLNKLLQKEAGNPVSFMDMAVVLRDIVAADIFVVSRKGKVLGSAITESGQVEMTGLSLLQENRFPPEYNQLLLQVTETSSNLKAASSFDVFGEHGNADDFYITLVPVLGGGERLGTLVLTKRAGQFIDDDLILAEYGSTVVAMEILREKAEQIEVEARSKAVVQVAVGSLSFSELEAVEHIFDQLEGSEGLLVASKIADRVGITRSVIVNALRKLESAGVIETRSLGMKGTYIRVLNDQLMAALQHVKS, translated from the coding sequence ATGAGCTTATTATTGAAGACCAGAAGACTGAACAAGCTGCTGCAGAAGGAGGCGGGCAATCCGGTCAGCTTCATGGATATGGCTGTCGTGCTTCGCGACATCGTCGCGGCAGATATATTCGTCGTCAGCCGGAAGGGGAAGGTGCTGGGGAGCGCGATTACCGAGTCAGGACAGGTGGAGATGACCGGGCTGTCTCTGCTGCAGGAGAATCGTTTCCCTCCTGAATACAACCAGTTGCTGCTGCAGGTGACCGAGACGTCGTCCAACCTGAAGGCAGCCTCCTCATTCGATGTATTCGGGGAGCACGGCAACGCCGATGACTTCTACATCACCTTGGTGCCTGTGCTGGGTGGTGGTGAGCGTCTGGGGACGCTCGTGCTGACGAAGAGAGCTGGACAATTCATCGATGACGATCTTATTCTCGCCGAGTATGGCTCAACCGTCGTCGCGATGGAAATATTGCGCGAGAAGGCGGAGCAGATCGAGGTCGAGGCCCGCAGCAAGGCCGTCGTACAGGTGGCGGTAGGCTCTCTGTCATTCAGTGAGCTTGAGGCGGTGGAGCACATATTCGACCAGCTGGAAGGCTCGGAGGGCTTGCTTGTCGCCAGCAAAATCGCCGACCGCGTCGGCATTACACGATCAGTTATCGTCAATGCGCTCCGTAAGCTGGAAAGCGCAGGTGTGATTGAGACCCGTTCACTCGGGATGAAGGGAACGTATATTCGCGTGCTGAACGACCAGCTGATGGCTGCACTTCAGCATGTGAAGTCGTAA